Proteins from a single region of Gossypium arboreum isolate Shixiya-1 chromosome 1, ASM2569848v2, whole genome shotgun sequence:
- the LOC128289396 gene encoding defensin D2-like, whose amino-acid sequence MERFSGSVSAVVLLMLVLLATEMGPVAADGDKICESPSNAFKGLCLRDDNCDIVCKTEGFPNGDCKGFLRKCVCTKPC is encoded by the exons atggaGCGATTTTCTGGTTCAGTTTCAGCTGTGGTCCTTCTTATGTTAGTTCTTTTAGCAACAG AGATGGGACCTGTGGCAGCGGATGGTGATAAGATATGCGAGTCCCCAAGCAATGCATTCAAGGGGCTATGCTTACGTGATGACAATTGTGATATTGTTTGCAAGACCGAGGGTTTTCCTAATGGAGATTGCAAAGGTTTCCTTCGCAAATGCGTCTGTACTAAGCCTTGTTAG
- the LOC108482434 gene encoding GATA transcription factor 15 translates to MLDPSEKGSNSKAPNRKSPETISPKITQNQIICNEQIKKTCANCGTSKTPLWRGGPAGPKSLCNACGIKSRKKRRAVLDKKSKNPKNLGDNLKQRLISLGRKVLMQKSTVESQMRKLGEEEQAALLLMALSYGSVYA, encoded by the exons ATGTTGGATCCTAGTGAAAAA GGATCAAATTCTAAAGCTCCAAACAGGAAATCCCCAGAAACCATTTCACcaaaaataactcaaaatcaaATCATTTGCAATGAACAAATCAAGAAAACTTGTGCTAATTGTGGTACTTCTAAAACCCCCCTTTGGAGAGGTGGACCGGCTGGTCCCAAg TCTTTGTGCAATGCTTGTGGGATCAAAAGCAGGAAAAAAAGAAGGGCAGTTTTAGACAAGAAATCAAAGAACCCTAAAAATTTAGGGGATAATTTAAAGCAAAGATTGATATCTTTGGGAAGAAAAGTTTTGATGCAAAAATCAACAGTTGAGAGTCAAATGAGAAAATTAGGAGAAGAAGAACAAGCTGCTCTTCTATTAATGGCTCTTTCTTATGGTTCTGTTTATGCTTAG
- the LOC108482550 gene encoding two-component response regulator ARR2-like, whose product MNSSNGNGSMSTASSSGAWNGRDQFPAGLRVLVVDDDQTCLMVFEKMLKTCLYQVTKCNKAETALSVLREHKNEFDIVISDVHMPDMDGFELLKHINSEMDLPVILISADARKQVVMKGVTYGACDYLIKPVRIETLKNIWQHVVRKKARNTF is encoded by the exons ATGAATTCAAGTAATGGAAATGGATCCATGTCGACTGCTAGCTCAAGCGGTGCTTGGAACGGTAGAGATCAATTCCCTGCTGGTTTGCGTGTTCTCGTTGTTGACGATGATCAAACATGTCTTATGGTCTTTGAAAAAATGCTAAAAACCTGCTTATATCAAG TTACGAAATGCAACAAAGCTGAGACTGCATTGTCGGTGCTACGTGAGCACAAAAACGAGTTTGATATCGTTATCAGTGATGTCCATATGCCAGACATGGACGGATTCGAACTTCTCAAGCATATTAATTCGGAGATGGATCTCCCTGTTATCC TGATATCGGCAGATGCTAGAAAACAAGTTGTTATGAAGGGTGTTACATATGGTGCTTGTGATTACTTAATCAAACCGGTTCGTATTGAGACGCTCAAGAACATATGGCAGCATGTGGTTCGGAAGAAGGCTCGAAATACGTTCTGA